The Methylomonas montana genome has a window encoding:
- a CDS encoding filamentous haemagglutinin family protein translates to MANKTAMPRQKNSENFRLKPLVACVRLAVTGGMLVGNAIPAHAELPIAAATWISSGSASSQIIGNTLRIDQQTDKAVMNWQSFNVGKENTVQFVQPNSSSIALNRIGQQDASRIMGQIIANGQVYLYNKNGFIFDKDSVVNANSFMASTLNITDDVFERGITRVFSENGTAALAIEPMTAGDKLDPKTAQILIEAGAKIHTDKGGRIIIAAPNIENRGSLSAGEQGQIIVAASQDKVYLKPSPNDVNNPFAGLLVEVGTGGKVTNTGDIAVRQGNVTLAGFAVNQQGRVSATTSVNVNGSIRLVAQEGVDENNKDKLFANKTQRDTDLGDELGTEATVKLGGGSVTQILADTGGGQAIDEQEQPDSYLQITANTVRAEAGSTIKVPGGKVDIKATDNLLQATQGTKGRIFIDSTALIDVAGYKGVAVDMERNVGEISVQSYELRDAPLQRDGVLKGKTIRVDLRKGTDMVDTSGAQARISRGIEERLSKGGQINLTASDDIIANDGSVFDIAGGTVQYRDGYISSTKLVTDYGRIVDISEADPNERYTGIFGVVEEVHTKWGVKKVWNILDQFGLGQFQRGYTEGKAAGSLNIVAPKLAWDGLVNAGSTLGIYQRDAAAVPAGGSFNIDMAVFQSLQNVRFTRESDHIALADNFIFPMAEEKQPGLDLKLSRRLFTDTGLGSVSVSTLGNAALESDADITMRAGGKLSVAAGSVAVDGRFQVAGGSLSLTSAADAATAPSSGDGSLTIASQAVLDVSGLWVNDLRLGVDVSPNDPLILDGGTVTLKSRGDLHFNAGASIRADGGAWLPLDGELRAGKGGSITLAALGAKDSDGNITEPASLTFAGQVSAYGLEQNGKLALASSKIIVGTPTGEDDTADALLLSVRNGNFDFSQQLAFSEIQLSANYGRLTVKSDAHLNLRQQNLELTSAYLNAPTGQSMRGFSNIAELPEHLRQPLKLGLSGNAGAILETGSRIVADKGSEITIASQQGSIFADGWLQADAGKIDISIVPSNGLEYDASQTIWIGQRASLLVQGSSRLQPADQFGRVAGEVLDGGTINFDAQRGVVVLAEGSMLDVSGNRVSVDIQKVGGGSAVEYVRQTLASNAGKITIRAAEGIVIDGEMRAVAGAVGARAGSLSLSLDRSKRNTPLLPTIPFPTGTLTINVVQGARRGMDEEFSFGDDFTDSTIGRATLSADRFAQAGFSDLSLFSRGGNVTFVGDVNLSAAERIAIDVAEFKAAGMDGAAAGNVVLAANYLELGSSLNRSIATTAEAGDGEFSANAQWIQLEGASRWSGFSKVALNSQHDIRTLGLHNEPEERDYVGALVTAADLYLHASQIYPTTLTDFTFAVRNNDTGRIVVTGRNSDVSPLAAAGSLTLEAPFIDQQGVLKAPLGTINLNAGQRLTLADGSVTSVSAAGLLIPLGVTQGGLDWLYPLDKLTNLVFDNAPVTTDSSAVENSAFKGTPEKRVKLSAVEIEMAPGSVVDLSGGGDLQAYEFIAGSGGSNDYLQTGGAGYQGGFAIIPTLGTQWAPYDHYENTGWTYAPGATVHLDGTGNLPAGEYAILPAHYALLPGAYLVTPQAGTQDQSITQYTVDGRAIVSGYMAQAGSEVRDARSSGFLIETGADVRRHAEYKIYTANAFYTEKAAKSESAVPILPMDGGHISLVAQTRLIMEGQFMIDALSGGKGARMDIAANRIVVADHFSEIPTEGILEILAGDLTALNVDSLLLGGARQRNLKTGETDIQVTSDQVIFSAGISLEGAELMAVAKDVVAVEADASLAANRIAATGDSVINISGDGAMLRLSGGSQVSLNRTDSNGSAGDLKVAAGARLHALESMLLDASHATELLGDIDMQGGSLNLGANAINLGEVDGLTGNALNLSNAKLTRLSVDELVLTARDSLAFYGNVGQVDANGELIVEADNLPKALQFSKLSINAAGLSGFGVGGDTARLRIGSLQLQNTAEAESVQTADGLGRLQLLADSVEIGDGKFTLQGFDTVDIQARDQFRSTGDGDLRIAADLNLATAAFTADGGSKLRLDATGGQARFASLNSELAPTSGFGGSVDIVADAIDFNTKVLLPSGRLGLHALSGDVTLGGEARVDLAGRTVQFGDINRYTAGGSFKAVADQGRIATGAGSLIDVASSGDADGGSISLQALQQTVSLQGELKAQGASAALEADHYAQGNDFDTLMRALNTAGADQSIYFRVRHADIRQSNQSLIAAEQVSLVSDTGTVELAGSVNADGAAHGGKIKLYAGDKLVLANGAVLSAQGIGEGAAGGTVLLSAVDGDNDGIGGIEVQRGSSIDVSGKGAANGEVTLRARRTADGGVDILPIAGDIKGASAIYAEGVAKYGNADLGDDGNIDTADIAKIKAETDAYMAAANMSAVTETLGYGIRLLAGVEIDYSGDLVLKDTWDLADWRYDENNDGNVWDDLPGRLVIRTDGHLTLDQSLTDGFKNENFEYNDNGVVKSVAVIDRLQKGASWSYQLTAGGDLQSADPNKTLSAKNLTLASNVRLRTGSGDIEVNAGADIILASGQKISNKVVSAAAKGSSTLAVADISAWKVGGYLSGSTAIATGAYITEVDPTSVTHTTKEAAILKSFSLRIDSDEADGWRVGDYLSGNGIDTGTTITKINTAGFASLTASATAKNNKNIKVADVSGWVVGDYLTGNGVAAGSVITAINALTKTVTLNKAVTAAVPVNTTLKTLPSVQLSKALSKAISQNVAIKTLPVVELSQALTTQVNANITLTAEYTAASIYSAGTTSQSNPYGSLSDKAVARQLYADYPVNGGDLSLNAGGNIRGTVGTNDFNDWLLRRGEWSDAAHTEPTAWGVALGYLPGKLSSGQKTDQYGRAPMPQFQQSIGSFGGGKVSISAGGDIIDLDVAMPTTGKQVGDANGSNNFSGFKTNQVEINGGGTMQISAGGDIIGGSYFLGQGNGAIKAGGSVKGGTNTDNGPILLLGDSRFSISATGDVGLGGVSDPMITHKDGVNFFSYSAASALNVASLAGDVLLFSNGRVFADGNTFKETLSAIYPASLNASAFGGDIKLGNEITLFPSASGQLNLLAEQNISADKGDLGVRLGMSDADATLLPGAESPLTETGLGDILRYFDTFNATKDRMEDIHAATPIHRGDAEPARLVTRQGNIENIGFTLPKKALIKSGNDITNLLLYLQHANDDDVTLLEAARDISYPLVRLASTGKLDNSSSREIEIGGPGDVLVKTGRHMDLGGSKGISTAGDLINSALPDHGANLTVLTGANGELDYAGFIRTYLQDKSEYAEAWQKANLLITGFMRERLNDANLSDSAALEAFAKLNSGDFVAIQPQLNAIVLPVFFNEIKVSGSASAGTSSLGNEGGFAAIESLFPGSDWKGDISVFFSKIHTKDGGDINLLAPGGQINAGVAFSFDESEKKKASELGIVAQKDGNINVVLRDDFLVNTSRVFALDGGDIMIWSSEGDIDAGRGAKSAIAAPPPEIGYDEKGNMTITFPAVVSGSGIRTAASSAGVVAGDVYLFAPKGVVDAGEAGIGGTNVTISATAVLGAQNIQVSGVGTGVPVAATGSVAAGLTGTSNMTAGVSQMAESSVGGNVGKDASKAMAKAVLGILNVEILGFGD, encoded by the coding sequence ATGGCTAACAAAACCGCAATGCCGCGGCAGAAAAATTCCGAAAATTTCAGATTAAAACCCCTGGTCGCCTGCGTGCGATTGGCGGTAACCGGCGGCATGTTGGTCGGCAACGCGATACCCGCCCATGCCGAATTGCCGATCGCGGCAGCGACGTGGATATCCAGCGGCAGCGCAAGCAGTCAAATCATCGGCAATACCTTACGCATCGATCAGCAAACCGACAAAGCCGTGATGAATTGGCAAAGCTTCAACGTCGGCAAGGAAAATACCGTGCAATTCGTCCAGCCCAATAGCTCGTCGATTGCGCTGAATCGGATCGGCCAACAAGACGCCAGCCGGATCATGGGCCAGATCATCGCCAACGGCCAAGTCTATTTGTACAACAAGAACGGTTTTATTTTCGACAAGGATTCGGTTGTCAATGCCAATAGTTTCATGGCCAGTACGTTGAACATCACCGACGATGTGTTCGAGCGAGGCATTACCCGAGTATTCAGCGAAAACGGCACAGCGGCGCTGGCCATTGAGCCGATGACGGCAGGCGATAAACTGGATCCGAAAACCGCTCAAATCCTGATCGAGGCTGGTGCCAAAATCCATACCGACAAGGGCGGACGGATCATCATCGCCGCGCCCAATATCGAAAATAGAGGCTCATTATCGGCTGGCGAACAAGGCCAGATTATCGTCGCGGCCAGTCAGGACAAGGTTTATCTAAAGCCGTCGCCGAACGATGTCAACAATCCGTTCGCCGGTTTGCTAGTGGAAGTCGGCACCGGGGGTAAAGTCACCAATACCGGCGATATTGCGGTCAGGCAGGGCAATGTGACCTTGGCCGGTTTCGCGGTTAATCAACAGGGCCGAGTCAGTGCGACGACTTCGGTCAACGTCAACGGGTCGATACGGCTGGTGGCGCAAGAGGGCGTCGATGAAAACAACAAGGATAAATTGTTCGCCAATAAAACCCAGCGTGACACCGATCTTGGCGACGAGTTAGGTACCGAAGCCACGGTGAAATTGGGCGGCGGCAGCGTCACCCAGATTCTCGCGGATACCGGCGGCGGCCAGGCGATCGACGAACAAGAGCAGCCGGATTCTTACCTGCAAATCACCGCTAATACCGTCCGTGCCGAGGCTGGTTCGACTATCAAGGTGCCGGGCGGCAAGGTCGATATTAAGGCGACCGATAATCTGTTGCAGGCGACGCAGGGTACTAAAGGCCGAATTTTCATCGACAGCACCGCGCTGATTGATGTGGCCGGTTACAAAGGTGTCGCAGTCGATATGGAACGGAATGTCGGCGAGATTTCGGTGCAGAGTTACGAATTGCGCGATGCACCCTTGCAACGCGACGGCGTGTTAAAAGGTAAAACCATTCGGGTCGATTTGCGCAAGGGAACCGATATGGTCGATACCAGCGGCGCGCAGGCCAGGATCAGCCGGGGAATCGAGGAACGCCTGAGCAAAGGCGGCCAGATCAATTTAACCGCCAGCGATGACATTATCGCCAACGATGGTTCGGTGTTCGATATCGCGGGCGGTACGGTGCAATATCGGGACGGTTATATCAGCAGCACCAAACTGGTGACCGATTACGGGCGGATCGTCGATATCAGCGAGGCCGATCCCAACGAACGTTACACCGGTATTTTCGGGGTAGTCGAGGAAGTTCACACCAAATGGGGCGTCAAGAAAGTTTGGAACATTCTGGACCAATTCGGTTTGGGGCAATTTCAGCGCGGTTATACCGAAGGCAAGGCCGCCGGCAGCCTGAACATCGTTGCGCCTAAATTAGCTTGGGACGGCCTGGTGAATGCCGGTTCCACGCTAGGCATCTACCAACGCGACGCGGCGGCGGTACCGGCCGGCGGCAGTTTCAATATCGACATGGCTGTGTTCCAATCCCTGCAGAATGTGCGATTTACCAGGGAATCGGATCATATAGCGCTCGCCGACAATTTTATATTCCCGATGGCCGAGGAGAAGCAACCCGGTCTCGATTTGAAGCTGTCGCGACGGCTTTTCACAGATACCGGACTTGGCTCGGTGTCGGTTAGCACCTTGGGCAATGCGGCGCTGGAAAGCGACGCGGACATTACGATGCGGGCGGGCGGCAAGTTGAGCGTGGCTGCCGGCAGTGTGGCCGTCGATGGCCGTTTTCAGGTGGCTGGCGGTAGTCTGAGCCTGACATCGGCCGCCGACGCCGCTACCGCGCCCTCGTCCGGCGATGGCAGCCTGACGATAGCCTCTCAAGCCGTGCTGGATGTGTCGGGTCTATGGGTCAACGATTTAAGGCTGGGTGTCGATGTGTCCCCCAACGATCCGCTGATTCTGGACGGCGGAACGGTGACTTTAAAATCGCGCGGTGATTTGCATTTCAATGCCGGGGCGTCGATTAGAGCCGACGGTGGGGCATGGCTGCCGCTGGATGGCGAATTGCGGGCCGGTAAGGGCGGATCGATTACATTGGCCGCCCTAGGCGCTAAGGATAGCGACGGTAACATCACAGAGCCGGCCAGCTTGACCTTTGCCGGTCAAGTATCGGCTTATGGCCTGGAGCAAAACGGCAAACTGGCCTTGGCCAGCAGCAAGATCATTGTTGGCACACCGACCGGCGAGGACGATACGGCCGATGCCTTGTTGCTGTCGGTCCGCAACGGCAATTTCGATTTTTCTCAGCAATTGGCTTTCAGCGAGATTCAATTGTCGGCCAATTACGGTCGCTTGACGGTTAAATCCGACGCGCATTTGAATTTGCGCCAGCAAAATCTGGAACTGACCTCGGCTTATCTGAATGCGCCTACCGGCCAATCCATGCGCGGTTTCAGCAACATTGCCGAATTACCCGAACATTTGCGCCAACCGCTGAAGTTGGGTTTATCCGGCAACGCCGGCGCGATATTAGAAACCGGCAGCCGCATCGTGGCCGACAAGGGGTCCGAGATCACGATCGCCAGCCAGCAAGGCAGCATATTTGCCGACGGTTGGTTACAAGCGGACGCCGGCAAGATCGACATCAGTATCGTGCCGAGCAATGGCCTGGAATACGACGCGAGCCAAACGATTTGGATAGGCCAACGCGCCAGTTTGCTGGTACAGGGTAGCTCCCGGTTGCAGCCGGCAGATCAGTTCGGTCGAGTAGCCGGCGAAGTGCTGGATGGCGGGACGATTAATTTCGATGCCCAGCGCGGTGTGGTGGTGTTGGCGGAAGGTTCGATGCTGGATGTTTCCGGTAACCGGGTCAGTGTGGATATTCAAAAAGTCGGCGGCGGTTCGGCTGTCGAGTATGTCAGGCAAACCCTGGCGTCCAATGCCGGTAAGATCACCATTCGTGCCGCCGAGGGTATCGTTATCGATGGCGAAATGCGCGCGGTGGCGGGTGCCGTCGGCGCGCGTGCCGGCAGCTTGTCGCTGAGCCTGGATCGCTCAAAACGCAACACTCCCTTGTTGCCGACTATTCCGTTCCCGACCGGTACGCTGACCATTAATGTGGTGCAGGGCGCTCGTCGCGGGATGGACGAAGAATTCAGTTTCGGCGACGACTTCACCGACTCCACTATCGGTCGAGCCACACTCAGTGCGGATCGGTTCGCCCAGGCGGGTTTCAGTGATCTGAGCCTGTTCAGTCGTGGCGGCAATGTGACGTTTGTCGGCGATGTCAACTTAAGCGCCGCCGAACGTATCGCTATTGATGTCGCCGAGTTCAAGGCGGCGGGGATGGACGGCGCGGCCGCCGGTAATGTGGTGTTGGCGGCCAATTATCTGGAATTGGGTTCATCCTTGAATCGGAGCATCGCGACGACCGCCGAGGCTGGCGATGGCGAATTCTCCGCTAATGCGCAATGGATACAATTAGAAGGCGCTAGCCGCTGGAGCGGCTTTAGCAAGGTCGCGTTGAACAGCCAACACGATATCCGCACGCTGGGTTTACATAACGAACCGGAGGAGCGCGATTATGTCGGCGCATTGGTGACGGCGGCCGATTTATATTTGCATGCCAGCCAGATTTATCCGACCACCCTGACCGATTTCACCTTTGCGGTGCGCAATAACGATACCGGCCGCATCGTCGTGACCGGCCGCAATAGCGATGTCTCGCCGTTGGCGGCGGCCGGTTCCTTGACACTGGAAGCACCGTTCATCGATCAGCAAGGCGTATTAAAAGCGCCGTTGGGTACGATCAATCTGAATGCGGGGCAGCGACTGACGCTTGCGGACGGCAGCGTCACCTCGGTGTCCGCCGCCGGTTTATTGATACCGCTCGGTGTGACGCAGGGTGGTCTGGACTGGCTATATCCTTTGGACAAGTTGACCAATCTGGTATTCGATAATGCGCCAGTGACGACCGACAGTTCCGCTGTCGAAAATTCGGCCTTCAAAGGCACACCGGAAAAACGCGTGAAACTGTCGGCCGTCGAAATCGAGATGGCGCCCGGCAGTGTGGTCGATTTGTCGGGTGGCGGCGATTTGCAGGCTTATGAATTCATCGCCGGCTCAGGTGGTTCTAACGATTATTTGCAGACCGGCGGTGCCGGCTACCAAGGCGGTTTTGCCATCATCCCCACGCTGGGTACGCAGTGGGCGCCTTATGACCATTACGAAAACACCGGCTGGACCTATGCGCCCGGCGCAACCGTTCATCTGGACGGTACTGGCAATTTGCCGGCCGGCGAATATGCGATTTTGCCGGCGCATTATGCCTTGTTGCCCGGCGCTTATCTGGTCACGCCGCAAGCCGGTACTCAAGATCAATCCATTACGCAATATACCGTGGATGGCCGAGCTATTGTCTCCGGATATATGGCGCAGGCCGGCAGCGAGGTGCGGGACGCGCGCAGCAGCGGCTTCCTGATCGAGACCGGCGCGGACGTGCGCCGCCACGCGGAATACAAAATTTATACCGCCAATGCGTTTTATACCGAGAAGGCCGCCAAAAGTGAAAGCGCGGTGCCGATTCTGCCGATGGACGGCGGCCATATCTCATTGGTTGCCCAAACCCGGCTGATTATGGAAGGTCAATTCATGATCGACGCCTTGAGTGGCGGCAAGGGTGCCAGAATGGACATCGCCGCCAACCGAATCGTGGTCGCCGACCATTTCAGCGAGATTCCGACCGAGGGTATCTTGGAGATTCTGGCCGGTGATTTAACTGCGTTGAATGTCGATAGCCTGCTGTTGGGCGGTGCCCGGCAGCGTAACCTTAAAACGGGCGAAACCGATATTCAGGTAACGTCTGATCAAGTGATCTTTTCGGCGGGTATCAGCCTAGAAGGCGCGGAACTGATGGCAGTTGCCAAGGATGTTGTGGCAGTAGAGGCGGACGCGAGCTTGGCAGCCAACCGTATAGCCGCAACCGGCGATAGCGTCATTAATATCAGCGGCGACGGTGCGATGTTGCGTTTGTCCGGCGGTAGTCAGGTCAGCTTGAATAGAACCGACAGCAATGGCTCGGCTGGTGATTTGAAGGTGGCGGCCGGCGCCCGCTTGCATGCGTTGGAGTCGATGTTGCTGGACGCCTCGCACGCCACCGAATTGCTGGGCGATATCGATATGCAGGGCGGATCTTTGAATCTGGGCGCCAACGCCATTAACCTCGGCGAAGTCGACGGCTTGACCGGCAATGCGTTGAATCTGTCCAATGCTAAATTGACGCGTCTCAGTGTCGACGAATTGGTACTGACGGCGCGCGACAGTCTGGCTTTTTACGGTAATGTCGGCCAGGTGGATGCGAACGGCGAATTGATCGTCGAGGCTGACAATCTGCCCAAGGCTTTGCAATTCAGCAAGCTGAGCATCAATGCCGCCGGTTTGAGCGGTTTTGGCGTCGGGGGCGACACCGCCAGACTGCGGATCGGCTCGCTGCAATTGCAAAACACTGCCGAGGCGGAAAGCGTCCAAACCGCTGATGGCCTTGGTCGCCTGCAATTGTTGGCGGATAGCGTGGAAATCGGCGACGGCAAGTTTACGCTACAGGGCTTCGATACGGTGGATATTCAGGCTCGCGATCAATTCCGCTCCACAGGTGACGGCGATCTGCGGATTGCGGCCGATTTGAACTTGGCTACCGCCGCGTTTACCGCCGATGGCGGCAGCAAACTGCGCTTGGATGCGACGGGCGGACAAGCCCGATTCGCCAGTTTGAACAGCGAGTTGGCGCCGACTAGCGGTTTCGGCGGCAGCGTCGATATCGTCGCCGATGCGATTGACTTCAACACCAAGGTGCTGCTGCCTTCCGGACGTCTGGGATTGCATGCCTTGAGCGGCGATGTAACGCTCGGCGGGGAAGCTCGCGTGGATCTGGCCGGTCGTACCGTGCAATTTGGCGACATCAATCGCTATACCGCCGGCGGCAGCTTCAAGGCCGTGGCCGATCAAGGTCGTATCGCCACCGGGGCCGGATCGCTGATCGATGTTGCCAGCAGCGGCGACGCCGACGGCGGTTCGATTAGCTTGCAGGCTTTGCAGCAAACCGTGAGCTTGCAGGGTGAACTGAAGGCGCAAGGTGCTAGTGCGGCGCTGGAGGCGGACCATTATGCTCAAGGCAACGATTTCGACACCTTGATGCGAGCCTTGAATACCGCTGGCGCCGACCAATCCATCTATTTCCGGGTCCGTCATGCCGATATTCGCCAAAGCAATCAGTCGCTTATCGCGGCGGAGCAAGTGAGCCTGGTTTCCGATACCGGTACCGTCGAACTGGCTGGCAGCGTGAACGCCGACGGTGCGGCACATGGCGGCAAGATCAAATTGTACGCCGGCGACAAATTGGTATTGGCGAACGGCGCGGTATTGTCAGCTCAAGGCATCGGCGAGGGTGCGGCCGGCGGGACCGTGCTGCTATCGGCGGTGGATGGCGACAACGACGGTATCGGCGGCATCGAAGTACAACGCGGCTCGAGTATCGATGTGTCCGGCAAGGGCGCCGCCAATGGCGAGGTAACGCTACGGGCTAGACGCACCGCCGACGGCGGTGTGGACATTCTGCCCATCGCCGGCGATATTAAAGGCGCTTCGGCTATCTACGCGGAAGGCGTTGCAAAATATGGCAATGCCGATCTGGGAGACGATGGCAACATTGATACTGCCGACATTGCCAAAATCAAGGCCGAAACCGATGCCTATATGGCAGCGGCCAATATGTCCGCCGTGACCGAAACGCTGGGATACGGTATCCGTTTATTAGCGGGTGTGGAAATCGATTACAGCGGCGATTTGGTCTTGAAGGATACATGGGACTTGGCCGATTGGCGTTACGACGAAAATAACGATGGCAATGTTTGGGACGATTTACCGGGGCGTTTGGTGATTCGTACCGACGGTCATTTGACGTTGGATCAGTCGTTGACGGACGGCTTTAAGAACGAAAATTTCGAATATAACGATAATGGCGTCGTTAAATCGGTCGCGGTGATCGATCGCTTGCAGAAGGGCGCATCCTGGTCGTATCAATTGACGGCCGGCGGCGATCTGCAAAGCGCCGATCCGAATAAAACCTTGTCCGCGAAAAACCTGACGCTGGCCAGTAACGTCAGATTACGAACCGGCAGCGGCGATATCGAGGTCAACGCCGGGGCGGATATCATTCTGGCGTCGGGCCAGAAAATCAGCAATAAAGTCGTATCCGCTGCCGCTAAAGGCAGCTCGACGCTGGCAGTCGCCGATATATCCGCCTGGAAAGTGGGCGGCTATTTGTCCGGTAGCACTGCTATTGCGACCGGCGCCTATATTACGGAGGTCGATCCCACCAGCGTGACCCATACGACCAAGGAGGCGGCCATCCTTAAAAGTTTTTCGTTACGCATCGATAGCGATGAGGCCGACGGTTGGCGGGTAGGTGATTATCTGTCCGGAAACGGTATCGATACCGGCACCACGATTACTAAAATCAACACCGCTGGCTTTGCTAGTCTGACTGCGAGTGCGACTGCCAAAAACAACAAGAACATTAAAGTAGCCGATGTTAGTGGCTGGGTGGTAGGTGATTATTTGACCGGTAACGGTGTTGCTGCCGGCAGCGTGATTACCGCCATTAATGCTTTGACCAAGACTGTCACGCTGAATAAAGCTGTGACGGCGGCGGTCCCGGTCAACACCACTTTGAAGACCTTGCCTTCGGTACAGTTGAGCAAGGCATTGAGCAAGGCGATTTCCCAAAATGTGGCGATCAAAACCCTGCCCGTTGTCGAGCTCAGCCAAGCGTTGACGACGCAGGTTAATGCGAATATAACGCTGACTGCCGAATACACCGCCGCTTCGATTTACAGCGCGGGTACCACCTCTCAGAGCAATCCTTACGGCAGCTTGTCGGACAAAGCCGTGGCCAGGCAGCTATACGCCGATTATCCGGTGAACGGTGGCGATTTGAGCTTGAACGCTGGTGGCAATATTCGCGGTACGGTCGGCACGAACGATTTTAACGATTGGCTGTTGCGTCGTGGAGAATGGTCGGATGCGGCACATACCGAACCGACTGCCTGGGGCGTGGCCTTGGGCTATTTGCCCGGAAAGCTAAGTAGCGGCCAGAAGACCGATCAGTACGGTAGGGCGCCGATGCCGCAGTTCCAACAAAGCATAGGCTCTTTCGGTGGCGGCAAGGTTTCGATTAGCGCGGGTGGCGACATTATCGATCTGGACGTGGCGATGCCCACTACCGGCAAGCAGGTCGGCGATGCCAACGGCAGTAATAACTTCAGCGGCTTTAAAACCAATCAGGTTGAGATTAACGGCGGCGGCACCATGCAGATCAGTGCCGGCGGCGACATTATCGGCGGCAGCTATTTTCTGGGACAGGGTAACGGTGCAATCAAGGCTGGCGGTAGCGTTAAGGGCGGCACAAACACCGATAACGGGCCGATTTTGTTGCTGGGTGATAGCCGGTTTTCGATTTCGGCCACCGGTGATGTCGGCTTGGGTGGGGTCAGCGACCCGATGATCACGCATAAAGATGGCGTCAACTTCTTTAGTTATAGTGCTGCCAGCGCCTTGAACGTCGCCAGTTTGGCCGGCGACGTGCTGTTATTCTCCAACGGTAGAGTCTTCGCGGACGGCAATACTTTTAAGGAAACCTTATCCGCTATTTATCCGGCTTCGTTAAACGCCAGCGCTTTCGGTGGCGACATCAAGCTGGGCAACGAAATTACCCTGTTCCCTTCGGCCAGCGGCCAATTGAATTTGTTGGCAGAGCAGAATATCAGCGCCGATAAGGGTGATCTCGGTGTGCGTCTGGGTATGTCGGATGCCGATGCGACGCTGCTTCCCGGAGCGGAGTCGCCACTGACCGAAACCGGCTTGGGCGACATTTTGCGCTATTTCGATACGTTCAACGCCACTAAAGACCGGATGGAAGATATCCATGCCGCGACTCCGATTCACCGCGGCGACGCCGAACCGGCGCGCTTGGTGACCCGCCAGGGCAATATCGAAAACATCGGTTTTACCCTGCCTAAAAAGGCGTTGATCAAGTCCGGCAACGATATTACCAATCTGTTGTTGTATCTGCAGCATGCCAACGACGACGATGTGACCTTGCTGGAAGCGGCGCGCGATATCAGCTATCCGCTGGTTCGGCTGGCCAGTACCGGTAAACTGGATAACTCGTCCAGCCGTGAAATTGAGATTGGTGGTCCCGGCGATGTCCTGGTCAAAACCGGCCGGCATATGGATTTGGGTGGATCGAAGGGTATTTCGACAGCCGGCGATTTGATCAATAGCGCTTTGCCAGACCATGGCGCGAATTTGACGGTATTGACCGGTGCCAATGGCGAGCTGGACTATGCCGGCTTTATTCGCACTTACTTACAAGACAAGTCTGAATATGCCGAGGCTTGGCAAAAAGCCAACTTGCTGATTACCGGTTTCATGCGAGAGCGGTTGAATGACGCCAATCTTAGCGACTCAGCTGCGTTGGAAGCTTTTGCCAAATTGAACAGCGGCGATTTCGTGGCGATACAACCGCAATTGAACGCCATTGTGCTGCCGGTATTTTTTAACGAAATCAAAGTCTCGGGTAGTGCATCGGCCGGTACCTCTTCGTTGGGTAATGAAGGCGGCTTTGCCGCTATCGAATCGTTGTTTCCCGGTAGCGATTGGAAAGGCGATATCAGCGTTTTCTTCAGTAAGATTCATACCAAGGACGGCGGCGACATCAATTTGCTGGCGCCTGGGGGGCAGATCAATGCCGGTGTAGCATTCTCTTTTGACGAGAGTGAGAAGAAAAAAGCATCGGAATTGGGCATCGTTGCCCAAAAGGATGGGAATATCAACGTGGTGCTGCGCGACGACTTTTTAGTAAATACTTCGAGAGTGTTCGCGCTGGATGGCGGCGACATCATGATCTGGTCGTCGGAAGGCGATATCGACGCCGGCCGAGGTGCCAAATCGGCGATTGCCGCGCCGCCTCCGGAGATCGGCTATGACGAAAAAGGCAATATGACCATCACCTTTCCAGCGGTCGTTTCCGGTAGCGGGATTCGCACCGCGGCCAGTTCGGCCGGCGTAGTGGCGGGCGATGTTTACTTGTTTGCCCCAAAAGGTGTCGTCGACGCCGGCGAGGCCGGTATCGGCGGTACTAACGTGACCATTTCTGCCACCGCGGTGTTAGGCGCTCAAAATATCCAGGTCAGCGGTGTCGGCACCGGTGTGCCGGTAGCGGCCACCGGCAGCGTGGCGGCCGGGTTGACCGGTACCAGTAATATGACGGCCGGCGTCAGCCAGATGGCGGAAAGTTCGGTCGGCGGCAATGTTGGCAAGGATGCGAGTAAGGCGATGGCAAAAGCAGTATTGGGTATATTGAACGTCGAAATTCTGGGTTTCGGCGATTAA